Proteins found in one Neomonachus schauinslandi chromosome 1, ASM220157v2, whole genome shotgun sequence genomic segment:
- the C1H3orf38 gene encoding uncharacterized protein C3orf38 homolog — MSGLSYPEMEGCRNLLGLLDNDDIMALCDTITNRLVQPEDRQDAVRAILLYSQSVEELLKRKKVHREVIFKYLATQGVIIPPATEKHNLIQHAKDYWKKQLHLKLKETPEPVKTEDIRLFQQQEKEDKKAEKVDFRRLGEEFCRWFFELLNSQNPFLGPPQDEWGPQHFWHDVKLRFYYNTSEQNVIDYYGAEIVSLRLLSLVKEEYLFLSPNLDSHGLKCASSPHGLVMVGVAGTVHRGNTCLGIFEQIFGLIRCPFVENTWKIKFINLRIIGEGSLAPGTLMKPAITFEPCDLDAFYNTVTLCSTNEVQLNVRQALDSGTGDQALCSGDEALLNKRELSLPSPLKH, encoded by the exons ATGTCGGGGCTCAGCTATCCAGAGATGGAGGGCTGCCGTAACCTCCTCGGCCTACTAGACAACGATGATATCATGGCCCTGTGCGACACCATCACCAACCGCCTGGTGCAGCCTGAGGACCGGCAAG ATGCCGTTCGTGCAATATTATTGTACAGTCAAAGTGTAGAAGAACTTTTGAAGCGTAAGAAAGTCCACCGAGAAGTCATATTTAAGTACTTGGCAACACAGGGGGTTATTATACCTCCAGCTACTGAAAAGCACAATCTTATTCAGCATGCAAAGGATTACTGGAAAAAGCAGTTACATCTGAAATTGAAGGAAACACCTGAGCCAGTTAAGACAGAGGACATTAGACTATTTCAACAG caggaaaaagaagataaaaaagcTGAAAAGGTTGATTTTCGTCGATTAGGAGAAGAATTTTGTCGCTGGTTCTTTGAACTTCTTAATTCTCAGAATCCTTTTCTGGGACCACCTCAAGATGAATGGGGGCCACAGCACTTCTGGCACGATGTCAAGCTTAGGTTTTATTACAACACCTCTGAACAAAATGTGATAGACTACTATGGAGCAGAAATTGTGAGCCTTCGTCTGCTGTCCCTAGTGAAAGAAGAGTATCTTTTTCTCAGTCCCAACCTAGATTCCCATGGACTGAAATGTGCTTCTTCTCCGCATGGTCTGGTTATGGTTGGAGTTGCTGGGACTGTCCACCGAGGGAATACTTGTTTGGGCATTTTTGAACAAATTTTTGGACTCATACGCTGCCCTTTTGTGGAAAATACGTGGAAAATCAAGTTTATCAACCTGAGAATTATTGGAGAGGGTTCTCTTGCTCCTGGAACATTAATGAAACCAGCTATTACATTTGAACCTTGTGATCTAGATGCCTTTTATAACACTGTTACTTTATGCAGTACCAACGAAGTACAACTTAATGTAAGGCAGGCATTGGATAGTGGAACTGGAGACCAAGCTTTATGCAGTGGAGATGAGGCATTGTTGAACAAAAGAGAACTGAGTTTACCGAGCCCTCTAAAGCACTGA